The Medicago truncatula cultivar Jemalong A17 chromosome 4, MtrunA17r5.0-ANR, whole genome shotgun sequence genome includes a region encoding these proteins:
- the LOC11420371 gene encoding phospholipase D alpha 1: protein MAQIHLHGTLHATIYEVDKLNAGGGGNFLSMIKQNIEETVGLGKGVTKLYATIDLEKARVGRTRIIENEHTNPKWYESFHIYCAHMASDIIFTVKDDNPVGATLIGRAYVPAEEVLNGEEIDRWVEILDTEKNPIQEGSKIHVKLQYFDVTKDRSWARGIQSAKFPGVPYTFFSQRKGCKVSLYQDSHVPDNFIPKIPLSGGKTYQPHRCWEDIFDAITNAKHMIYITGWSVYTEISLVRDSRRPKAGGDTTIGELLKKKSSEGVRVLMLVWDDRTSVGLLKKDGLMATHDEETANFFEGTDVHCVLCPRNPDDGGSIIQDLQVSTMFTHHQKIVVVDSELPGGGSNKRRIVSFVGGLDLCDGRYDTPFHSLFRTLDTAHHDDFHQPNFPGAAITKGGPREPWHDIHSRLEGPIAWDVLFNFEQRWRKQGGKDLLVSLRELEDSIIPPSPVTFPDDHETWNVQLFRSIDGGAAFGFPDTPEDAARAGLISGKDNIIDRSIQDAYINAIRRAKNFIYIENQYFLGSSFAWSGEDIKPEDIGALHLIPKELSLKIMSKIEAGEKFTVYVVVPMWPEGVPESASVQAILDWQRRTMEMMYKDIVLALRAKGIEEDPRNYLTFFCLGNREVKKQGEYEPSEQPEPDSDYERAQQARRFMIYVHTKMMIVDDEYIIVGSANINQRSMDGARDSEIAMGAYQPYHLAARQPARGQVHGFRMALWYEHLGMLHDSFLHPESQECIRKVNQIADKYWDLYSNDSLEHDLPGHLLRYPIGVASEGDVTQLPGFEFFPDTKARILGGKADYLPPILTT from the exons ATGGCACAAATTCATCTTCATGGTACTCTTCATGCTACTATCTATGAGGTTGATAAGCTTAATGCTGGTGGTGGTGGAAATTTCCTCAGCATG ATCAAGCAAAACATTGAGGAAACTGTTGGTCTTGGAAAGGGAGTTACTAAACTCTATGCTACCATTGATTTGGAGAAGGCAAGAGTGGGAAGGACAAGAATTATTGAAAATGAGCATACTAATCCCAAATGGTACGAGTCTTTTCACATTTACTGTGCTCATATGGCTTCAGATATCATATTCACTGTGAAAGATGATAATCCTGTTGGAGCAACTTTAATCGGTAGAGCATATGTGCCTGCTGAGGAGGTCTTGAATGGTGAGGAAATAGATAGGTGGGTGGAAATTTTGGACACTGAAAAAAATCCGATACAAGAGGGTTCGAAGATCCATGTGAAGCTGCAATATTTTGATGTCACGAAAGACCGCAGTTGGGCTCGAGGCATTCAAAGCGCTAAATTTCCTGGAGTTCCGTATACTTTCTTCTCACAGAGGAAAGGATGTAAGGTATCTCTTTACCAAGATTCTCATGTGCCGGATAATTTCATCCCTAAAATACCACTTTCTGGTGGCAAGACTTATCAGCCTCATCGGTGTTGGGAGGATATTTTTGATGCCATCACTAATGCAAAACACATGATATACATTACCGGTTGGTCTGTTTATACCGAAATTTCCTTGGTGAGGGATTCTAGGAGGCCAAAGGCTGGGGGAGACACAACAATTGGTGAGCTTCTAAAGAAAAAGTCTAGTGAAGGTGTTAGGGTTTTGATGCTTGTTTGGGATGATAGAACATCGGTTGGTTTGTTGAAAAAGGATGGACTGATGGCTACTCATGACGAAGAAACCGCAAATTTCTTTGAAGGTACTGATGTGCACTGTGTTTTATGCCCCCGCAATCCTGATGATGGTGGTAGCATCATTCAGGATTTACAAGTTTCCACCATGTTTACTCATCACCAGAAGATTGTGGTTGTGGACAGTGAATTACCTGGTGGAGGGTCGAACAAGCGAAGAATTGTGAGTTTTGTTGGGGGTCTTGACCTTTGTGATGGAAGATATGATACTCCATTCCACTCACTTTTTAGAACCCTAGACACAGCACACCATGATGATTTTCATCAACCTAACTTTCCAGGTGCTGCAATCACAAAAGGCGGTCCAAGGGAACCTTGGCATGACATTCATTCCCGCCTTGAAGGACCGATTGCTTGGGATGTGTTGTTTAACTTTGAACAACGATGGAGGAAGCAAGGTGGGAAGGATTTACTTGTCTCTCTAAGGGAGCTTGAAGATTCTATTATTCCTCCATCCCCAGTAACATTTCCGGATGATCACGAGACATGGAATGTTCAGCTGTTTAGATCTATTGATGGTGGGGCTGCTTTCGGGTTCCCAGATACTCCTGAAGATGCTGCAAGAGCCGGGCTTATCAGTGGAAAGGATAATATCATCGATCGTAGCATTCAAGATGCTTATATTAATGCTATTCGGCGTGCAAAGAACTTCATCTATATTGAAAATCAGTATTTCCTTGGAAGCTCTTTTGCTTGGAGTGGTGAGGATATTAAGCCTGAAGACATTGGTGCTTTGCATCTAATCCCAAAGGAACTTTCACTTAAGATTATGAGTAAGATTGAAGCTGGGGAAAAGTTCACTGTGTACGTTGTTGTCCCAATGTGGCCGGAGGGTGTCCCAGAAAGTGCATCGGTTCAAGCAATATTGGACTGGCAGAGGAGAACAATGGAGATGATGTACAAGGATATCGTTCTGGCACTCAGGGCAAAGGGAATCGAGGAAGATCCTCGGAATTATTTGACGTTCTTCTGCCTCGGTAATCGGGAAGTAAAGAAACAAGGAGAGTATGAGCCTTCCGAACAACCAGAACCTGATTCAGATTACGAGAGAGCCCAACAGGCCCGACGTTTCATGATATATGTTCATACCAAGATGATGATAG tTGATGACGAATACATAATCGTTGGATCTGCCAACATCAACCAAAGATCAATGGATGGAGCGAGGGACTCTGAGATAGCGATGGGAGCCTATCAGCCCTACCATTTAGCTGCAAGACAGCCGGCACGTGGTCAAGTCCACGGTTTCCGCATGGCATTATGGTATGAGCACCTTGGCATGCTTCATGACTCCTTCCTTCATCCAGAAAGTCAAGAATGTATCCGTAAGGTGAACCAGATTGCTGACAAATATTGGGATCTCTATTCAAACGATTCACTCGAGCACGACCTTCCTGGACACTTGCTTCGCTATCCGATTGGAGTTGCTAGTGAAGGAGATGTCACACAGCTGCCTGGATTTGAATTTTTCCCCGACACCAAGGCTCGGATTCTCGGTGGCAAAGCTGATTACCTCCCTCCTATCCTCACTACTTAG